Sequence from the Enhydrobacter sp. genome:
ATCGTGCCGAAGGACGGGGACCATGCCTCGGCGGACGGAACCTGGTCGATCTTTCTGCTGGCCGGCAAGCCGGGGCAGGATGCCGGGGCGCGCTACCATCGCGCGACGTCGGCCAGTGGCTGGCTCTCCTGCCCCGACAACGTGGCGTTCGATAGCAAGGGCCGGCTCTGGATCTCGACCGATGGCGGCCCGGTGGCGGCTGGCGTCGCGGATGGGGTCTGGGGCTGCGATACCGAGGGCTATGGCCGCGCCTTGACCCGGCTCTTCTACCAGTCGCCCGCCGGTGCGGAGGTCTGCGGTCCGATCTTCACGCCCGACGATCGTGCGCTCTTTCTCGCCATACAGCATCCCGGCGAACTGAGAGGATCGACGTTCGACCGACCGGTGACCCGTTGGCCCGACTTCAAGGACGGCATGCCGCCGCGCCCTTCGGTCATCGCCATCGTCAGGAAGGACGGCGGCACCATAGGCTCCTAGCGTCGCTTTGCGGTCTCGATGGCGCGCCACACCCGCTCGGGCGTGGCCGGCATGTCGATGTGCCGTACGCCTAACTCGGACAGGGCGTCGACGATGGCATTCACGATGACGCCCAGAGCGGGCGTGATGCCGCCCTCGCCGCCGCCGCGGAAGCCGAGCGGATGGTTGGTCGACGGCACCTCGCTCAGCGCCGTGACGAATGCCGGCAAGTCGTCGGCCCGCGGCAGCGCATAGTCGAGCAGGGAAGCGCTCAGCAGCTGCCCGCTGCCGGGCTCGTAGACGCAGCGTTCCATCAGCGCCTGGCCTGCCCCCTGGGCGATGCCGCCGTGTGTCTGGCCATGAAGGATCAGGGGATTCACGGCGCGGCCGACATCGTCGATGGCGGCGTAGCGATCGAGCCGCACCACGCCCGTCGCCGCATCGACCTCGACCTCGCAAACATGCCAGCCATAGGGATAGGAGCCGACACGGCTGTCGACGTTCGCGGCATCGACGAGCGGGCCGTGGCGTGCGGCGAGCTCGAATAGCCCAACGGATCGGTCCGTTCCGCGCACGGTGAAGCGGCCATCGGCAAAGGAAATGTCGCCTTCATCGGCCTCGAACGACTGAGCTGCGAGCTTCAGTCCCTTGGCGACGATGCCCTGCGCAGCGGCGTGGACCGTCGTGGCGGCCAGACGAAGCGAGCGGCCGGAGTGCGAACCGCCACCCACCGCGAGGCGGTCGCTGTCGTCGGTGACGAGGCGCACCTTGTCGGCGGCGATGCCGAGCCACTCGGAGGCGAGCTGCGCAAAACTGGTGGCATGGCCCTGGCCTGCCGATAACGTGCCGATGACGATCTCCACGACGCCCTCGGGCAGCACCGAGACCTCGGCGCGTTCATGCGGCGCGCCGCTCTGTGCCTCGACGTAGCCGCCAATGCCGATACCTCGCCACAACCCGTTGCGGCGCGAGCGGTCGCGTCGCGCGCCGAAACCGCTCCAGTCCGAAAGAGCCAGGATCGCGTCGAGCGCCGCACCGTAGTCACCCGTATCGTAGGTGACACCGAAGGAGTTCGTATGCGGCATGTCGCGAATCAGGTTGCGGCGACGCAGCTCGATGCGATCGAAACCATGGTCGCGGGCGGCCAGATCGATCAAACGCTCCATGACGAACATCACCTCGGGGCGGCCGGCACTGCGAAAAGGCGCGGTTGGCGGCGTATTGGTCAGCACGCCACAGGCACGCGCCGCCGCGGGCAGACGGTAGAGGCTGGACATGAGCTGCGTGCCCTTGGTGAGGGGCACGAAGGACGCGGTGTAGGCACCGACGTTGCTGATGCTCGTCGCCTCGAGTCCGAGGAAGGTGCCGTCGGCGGCGAGCGCGAGCGCCGAAGCGATGTGGAAGTCGCGCCCGGCATAGTCGCTCAGGAAGGCCTCCTGCCGTTCGCAGACCCACTTGACTGGCCTTCCGATGCGGCGGGCTGCCCAGCAGACGAGAGCGAACTCGGGAAAGAAGAAATTGCGTGTCCCGAAGTTGCCGCCTATGTCGCGCGCGATCACCCGTACCCTGGCGGGTTCGATGCCGAGGATCAGCGCGATCTCCTTCTTCGGCCTGACCACGGCGCCGCCACCGGCATGAAGCGTATAGCGGCCGGTCGCCGCTTCGTACTGGCCGAGCGCGGCGCGCGGCTCCATGGGTACGCCCGTGACGCGCTGAATGTCGGTGGAAAGCCGCACTACGTAGGCTGCTGCCGTGAAACCGGACCGCACAGCGTCGGGTTCACCGACGCGCGCGTCGACAGCGACGCGCCGGGGATCGCCAACCGCCGCCGCCGCTTCGACCAGCGCCGGCAGCGGCTCGTACTCGACTTCCACTGCCTCTGCTGCGTCCTTCGCTGCGGCAAGCGTATCGGCCACCACGAACGCGACTGCCTCGCCCACATGGCGAACGACCTCCGTGGCGAGAAGTGTCGGGTGCAGGATCTTGTGTGGCGAGCCGTCGCTGTTGTCGAGGCGGATGTCCGGCGGGCTCATCGCCGCCGGGATGTGCGGAATCGGCTTCAGACCGTCGACGAGAAGATCGGCTGCGGTCAGTATCGCCAAGACGCCGGGCATTGCGCTCGCCGCATCGGCATCCACCGAAACGATGCGGGCATGTGCGTGCATGGAACGCACCACGACGGCGTAAGCTTGACCCGGCATGGCGAAGTCGTCGCTGTACTGGCCGCCGCCGGTCAGCAGGCGACCGTCCTCCAGCCTCGGTAGCGCAACGCCGATGCCGCTCTTCATCTGGATCCGGTACGGTCGATCAGGCGGAACCTGGGCGGCGAAGACGTCGCACCGCCTCGCGCACCGGCACGTCGAGCCCGGCGCCGCCCTTGTCGAGATGATCGAGAATGGCCGACCGCATCCGCGGATCCCAGAACTTCCTCAGATGGTCGGCGATGGCATCGACGGGGTCGCCGCTCTTCTGAGGCACGAAGAATCTGCCGATCTGATTGGCCATCATCACGAGCTTGTCAGTCGACACGAACGTCTACTCCGCCGCTGCCTCGGCGATGCGCCGCCCGCGTTCGGTCTCTGCCCGGTAGTCGCGCTGCCAATCGCTCGGCCCGTTGGACGGCGACACCTGGACGGCGGTGACCTTGTATTCGGGGCAGTTGGTGGCCCAGTCCGAGAACTCCGTGGTCACGACGTTGGTTTGCGTCTCGGGGAAATGGAACGTCGTGTAGACGACTCCGGGCGCGACGCGGTCTGTGATCTCCGCGCGCAGGGTCGTACCGCCCTTGCGACTTTCCAGCTTCACCCAGTCGCCGTGGCGCACGCCGCGTTGCTCCGCGTCGTGCGGATGGATTTCCAGAACGTCCTGGTCGTGCCAGACGACATTCCTCGTTCGCCGTGTCTGGGCACCGACATTGTATTGCGACAGGATCCGGCCGGTGGTGAGAAGCAGGGGAAAGCGCGGTCCCGCGCGTTCATCGGTCGGCACGTACTCGGTGATCATGAAATTGCCCTTGCCGCGCACGAAGCCGCCGATATGCATGACCGGCGTGCCGAGCGGCGCCGCTTCGTTGCACGGCCACTGGACGGATCCGACGCAATCGAGGAGGTCGTAGGACACGCCTGCGAATGTCGGCGTCAACTGCGCGATCTCGTCCATGATCTGCGCCGGGTGGTCATAGTGCATATCGAAGCCCATCGCCTTCGCGATGGCGAGCGTAATTTCCCAATCGGCCATGCCGTTCCGGGGAGTCATCACCTTGCGGACGCGGTTGATCCGTCGCTCGGCATTGGTGAAGGTGCCGTCCTTCTCCAGGAACGTGGAGCCCGGCAGGAAGACGTGAGCGTAGGCCGCCGTCTCGTTGAGGAACAGGTCCTGCACCACCACGCACTCCATCGCCTTCAGGGCGGCGGCGACATGAGCCGTGTCGGGATCGGACTGCAGGATGTCCTCACCCTGCACGTATAGGCCCTTGAACGTGCCGTCGAGCGCGGCATCGAACATGTTGGGGATACGCAGGCCCGGCTCGGCATCGAGCGGCCGCCCCCAAAGCGCCTCGAAGCTCGCGCGTGTCGTCTCGTCCGAGATGTGGCGATAGCCGGTCACTTCGTGCGGGAAGGATCCCATGTCGCACGAGCCCTGGACGTTGTTCTGCCCGCGCAGGGGATTCACGCCGACGCCGGGCCGGCCGAGGTTGCCGGTCGCCATGGCGAGATTGGCGAGCGCCATCACCGCCGTCGTGCCTTGACTGTGCTCTGTGACGCCGAGCCCGTAGTAGATCGCGGCGTTGCCGCCGCTCGCGTAGAGCCGGGCCGCGGCGCGGATCGTCTCGGCGGGGACGCCTGATAGCAGGGCGACAGTCTCGGGGCTGTTGCTAGGTTCGGCGACAAATGCCGCCCAATGCTCGAAGGCATCGAGATCGCAGAACTGGCGGACGAACCCGTCGTTCACCAGGCCTTCGACAACGATCACGTGGGCCAGCGCATTGAGGATCGCGGCATTGGTGCCCGGTCGCAGGGCAAGATGATGAGCGGCCTCGACATGAGGCATGCGAACGAGGTCGATGCGTCTCGGATCGATGACAATGAGCTTGGCTCCTTGCCGCAACCGCTTCTTCATCCGTGACGCGAAGACCGGGTGCGCATCGGTCGGATTGGCGCCAATCACCAGGATCACGTCGGCCTGCTCGACCGAATCGAAGTCCTGCGTGCCGGCCGATGTGCCGAACGCCGTCTTGAGGCCATAGCCGGTCGGCGAGTGGCACACGCGCGCACAGGTGTCGACGTTGTTGTTGCCGAAGCCGCCCCGAACCAGCTTCTGCACCAGATAGGTCTCCTCGTTGGTACAGCGCGAGGAGGTGATGCCGCCGACGGAGCCGCGGCCATACTTGGTTTGCAGCCGCTTGAATTCCGACGCGACATGGCCGATCGCTTCCTGCCAGCTCACCTCGCGCCAGGGTTGGTCGATCGACTCGCGCATCAGCGGCCCGAGGATGCGCTCGCCGTGCTGGGCGTAGCCCCAGGCGAAGCGACCCTTGATGCAGGAATGTCCGCGATTGGCTTTGCCATCCTTCCACGGCACCATGCGCACGAGTTCCTCGCCGCGCATCTCGGCCTTGAAGCTGCAGCCGACGCCGCAATAGGCACAAGTCGTCACGACCGAATGCTCCGGTTGTCCGATCTCGATCAGGCTTTTCTCGGACAGTGTCGCCGTCGGGCAGGCTTGCACGCAGGCGCCGCACGACACGCACTCGGAACTGAGGAAGTCGTCGCCGGCCGTGCCCGCAGACACCTTGGAGTCGAACCCCCGACCCTGGATGGTCAAGGCGAAGGTGCCCTGCACCTCCTCGCATGCCCTGACGCAGCGCGAGCAGACGATGCATTTCGACGGATCGAAGGTGAAATAGGGGTTCGATTCGTCCTTTGGCTGGATCGTGTGGCTCTCGCCGTCGTAGCCGTAGCGTACCTCTCGCAGGCCGACGGCACCCGCCATGTCCTGCAGCTCACAGTCGCCGTTGGCGGCGCAGGTCAGGCAATCGAGGGGATGATCGGAGATATAGAGCTCCATCACCCCGCGGCGGATCTGCTTCAGCCGCTCGGTCTGCGTCGACACGACCAAACCGGCCGCGACCGGCGTGGTGCAGGACGCCGGCGTACCGGGGCGACCGGCGATCTCGACGAGGCACAGCCGGCACGAGCCGAACGCCTCGACGGAGTCGGTGGCGCAGAGCTTGGGGACGCCGATGCCCGCTTCGCGAGCGGCACGCATCACCGACGTACCGGCGGGCACGGTCACGGTTCGTCCGTCGATCGTCAGCGTCACCGCCTCGTCCGAGTGGCTCGCCGGGGTACCAAAGTCGTGCTCGTGAATCAGCGACATGATGCTCTATTCCGCCGCCAGCCGTGCCGGCGGGCGATCGAAGTCCTCGGGGAAGTGGCGCACGGCGCTCATCACCGGGTAGGGGGTGAAGCCACCCAAAGCGCAGAGTGAGCCGAATTTAAGCGTCTGGCAAAGATCTTCGATCAGGGCGAGGTTGGCTTCGCGGCGTTCTCCCCGAATGATCCTGTCCATGGTCTCCACGCCGCGCTTTGAGCCGATGCGGCAGGGCGTGCACTTGCCGCAGGATTCGATGCCGCAGAACTCCAGCGCGAAGCGGGCTTGGCGCGCCATGTCGACGGTGTCGTCGAACACCACCACGCCGCCATGGCCGATCAGCCCGTCGCGTGCGGCGAACGCTTCATAGTCGAATGGTGTGTCGAACAACGCTCGGGGAAAATAGGCGCCGAGCGGCCCGCCGACTTGCACGGCGCGCGTGGGCCGGCCGCTCCGCGTGCCGCCGCCGATGTCGTCGACGATCTCGCCCAATGTCAGACCGAACGGTGCCTCGAATAACCCGGCATGCCGGACATTGCCGGCGAGCTGGATCGGCATCGTACCCCGCGAGCGTCCGTGTCCGAGCGTTGCATAGGCCTCGGCGCCATCGGCCAGGATCGACGGCGCAGCGGCGAGAGTGAGGACGTTGTTGATGACGGTCGGCCTGCCGAACAATCCCTTGTGCGCCGGCAGGGGCGGCTTGGCCCGCACCTGCCCACGCTTGCCCTCGATGCTCTCGAGCAGCGACGTCTCCTCGCCGCAGACGTAGGCACCGGCACCGACGCGCAGTTCCAGGTCGAAATCGTCGATGGCGCCAGCCGCTCGTGCGACAGCGATCGCCTTCTCCATCGTCCGGATCGCGTCAGGGTACTCCGAGCGAATGTAGACATAGCCCTTGGACGCGCCGACTGCGAAGCCCGCTATCGCCATACCCTCGATCAGAAGGAACGGGTCGCCCTCCATGATCATGCGATCGGCGTAGGTGCCGGAATCGCCCTCGTCGGCATTGCAGACGATGTACTTGCGGTCGGATGCGGTACCGGCGACCGTTTTCCACTTGATGCCGGTGGGAAAGCCTGCGCCGCCTCGCCCGCGCAGGCCGGACTTCTCGACCTCGACCAGGGTCGCGGCCGGACCGAGGCTTCTCGCCCGTTCCAGACCGCGCCACGGCAGGAGCGTCAGCGGGTCGATGGCACCGCAACGCGCGAAAGTGATGCGGGTCTGACGCGCGAGGAAGGGAATTTTCTCGATGTCGCCGAGGCACAGCCTGTGGCTGCGCTCGAACGGCAGCAACGTCGATACATCGCCGGGGGTCACGGGTCCGAAGGCGATCCGCCCCTGTGACGTTTGAACCTCGATCATGGGTTCGAGCCAGAAGAGGCCGCGCGAGCCCGTGCGCGTCACAGCGACCTCCATGCCGCGTCGTTGCGCCTCCACCGCGATTGCCGCGGCAACCTTGTCGGCGCCCACGGCACGGGCGGCGGCATCGCAGGGAACGAAAACGCGCACCGTCATGGCACGAACTCTTGCAGGAGATTCGGAGTCAAGCGACCTAAGGGTTCGCCGTCGAGCAGTGCCGCTGGCGCGCAGGCGCAGAGCCCGAGACAGTAGGTGGCCTCGATAGTGAGTCGGCCGTCGGCGGTCGTGGCTCCCCAGTCGACGCCGAAATGGTCGAGAATCTGCCGGGCCAATGCCTCGGCGCCCATCGACTGGCACGCCTCCGCCCGGCAGAGCTTCAGGACCTGGCGGCCGGCAGGCTCCTCGCGGAAGTCGTGGTAGAACGATACCACGCCGTGAACCTCGGCACGCGTGAGGTTGAGTGCCCGGGCAACGAAGGGCAGGGCAGGTCTGGGAATGCAGCCGAACGCCGCCTGCAGCGCGTGCAGGATCGGCAGCAACGGCCCCTCGCGGCTCCTATGCCGATCGATGATGTCGGACG
This genomic interval carries:
- a CDS encoding xanthine dehydrogenase family protein molybdopterin-binding subunit is translated as MKSGIGVALPRLEDGRLLTGGGQYSDDFAMPGQAYAVVVRSMHAHARIVSVDADAASAMPGVLAILTAADLLVDGLKPIPHIPAAMSPPDIRLDNSDGSPHKILHPTLLATEVVRHVGEAVAFVVADTLAAAKDAAEAVEVEYEPLPALVEAAAAVGDPRRVAVDARVGEPDAVRSGFTAAAYVVRLSTDIQRVTGVPMEPRAALGQYEAATGRYTLHAGGGAVVRPKKEIALILGIEPARVRVIARDIGGNFGTRNFFFPEFALVCWAARRIGRPVKWVCERQEAFLSDYAGRDFHIASALALAADGTFLGLEATSISNVGAYTASFVPLTKGTQLMSSLYRLPAAARACGVLTNTPPTAPFRSAGRPEVMFVMERLIDLAARDHGFDRIELRRRNLIRDMPHTNSFGVTYDTGDYGAALDAILALSDWSGFGARRDRSRRNGLWRGIGIGGYVEAQSGAPHERAEVSVLPEGVVEIVIGTLSAGQGHATSFAQLASEWLGIAADKVRLVTDDSDRLAVGGGSHSGRSLRLAATTVHAAAQGIVAKGLKLAAQSFEADEGDISFADGRFTVRGTDRSVGLFELAARHGPLVDAANVDSRVGSYPYGWHVCEVEVDAATGVVRLDRYAAIDDVGRAVNPLILHGQTHGGIAQGAGQALMERCVYEPGSGQLLSASLLDYALPRADDLPAFVTALSEVPSTNHPLGFRGGGEGGITPALGVIVNAIVDALSELGVRHIDMPATPERVWRAIETAKRR
- a CDS encoding formate dehydrogenase subunit delta — encoded protein: MMANQIGRFFVPQKSGDPVDAIADHLRKFWDPRMRSAILDHLDKGGAGLDVPVREAVRRLRRPGSA
- the fdhF gene encoding formate dehydrogenase subunit alpha produces the protein MSLIHEHDFGTPASHSDEAVTLTIDGRTVTVPAGTSVMRAAREAGIGVPKLCATDSVEAFGSCRLCLVEIAGRPGTPASCTTPVAAGLVVSTQTERLKQIRRGVMELYISDHPLDCLTCAANGDCELQDMAGAVGLREVRYGYDGESHTIQPKDESNPYFTFDPSKCIVCSRCVRACEEVQGTFALTIQGRGFDSKVSAGTAGDDFLSSECVSCGACVQACPTATLSEKSLIEIGQPEHSVVTTCAYCGVGCSFKAEMRGEELVRMVPWKDGKANRGHSCIKGRFAWGYAQHGERILGPLMRESIDQPWREVSWQEAIGHVASEFKRLQTKYGRGSVGGITSSRCTNEETYLVQKLVRGGFGNNNVDTCARVCHSPTGYGLKTAFGTSAGTQDFDSVEQADVILVIGANPTDAHPVFASRMKKRLRQGAKLIVIDPRRIDLVRMPHVEAAHHLALRPGTNAAILNALAHVIVVEGLVNDGFVRQFCDLDAFEHWAAFVAEPSNSPETVALLSGVPAETIRAAARLYASGGNAAIYYGLGVTEHSQGTTAVMALANLAMATGNLGRPGVGVNPLRGQNNVQGSCDMGSFPHEVTGYRHISDETTRASFEALWGRPLDAEPGLRIPNMFDAALDGTFKGLYVQGEDILQSDPDTAHVAAALKAMECVVVQDLFLNETAAYAHVFLPGSTFLEKDGTFTNAERRINRVRKVMTPRNGMADWEITLAIAKAMGFDMHYDHPAQIMDEIAQLTPTFAGVSYDLLDCVGSVQWPCNEAAPLGTPVMHIGGFVRGKGNFMITEYVPTDERAGPRFPLLLTTGRILSQYNVGAQTRRTRNVVWHDQDVLEIHPHDAEQRGVRHGDWVKLESRKGGTTLRAEITDRVAPGVVYTTFHFPETQTNVVTTEFSDWATNCPEYKVTAVQVSPSNGPSDWQRDYRAETERGRRIAEAAAE
- a CDS encoding SLBB domain-containing protein, which encodes MTVRVFVPCDAAARAVGADKVAAAIAVEAQRRGMEVAVTRTGSRGLFWLEPMIEVQTSQGRIAFGPVTPGDVSTLLPFERSHRLCLGDIEKIPFLARQTRITFARCGAIDPLTLLPWRGLERARSLGPAATLVEVEKSGLRGRGGAGFPTGIKWKTVAGTASDRKYIVCNADEGDSGTYADRMIMEGDPFLLIEGMAIAGFAVGASKGYVYIRSEYPDAIRTMEKAIAVARAAGAIDDFDLELRVGAGAYVCGEETSLLESIEGKRGQVRAKPPLPAHKGLFGRPTVINNVLTLAAAPSILADGAEAYATLGHGRSRGTMPIQLAGNVRHAGLFEAPFGLTLGEIVDDIGGGTRSGRPTRAVQVGGPLGAYFPRALFDTPFDYEAFAARDGLIGHGGVVVFDDTVDMARQARFALEFCGIESCGKCTPCRIGSKRGVETMDRIIRGERREANLALIEDLCQTLKFGSLCALGGFTPYPVMSAVRHFPEDFDRPPARLAAE
- a CDS encoding formate dehydrogenase subunit gamma, with translation MFAPWSESVASDIIDRHRSREGPLLPILHALQAAFGCIPRPALPFVARALNLTRAEVHGVVSFYHDFREEPAGRQVLKLCRAEACQSMGAEALARQILDHFGVDWGATTADGRLTIEATYCLGLCACAPAALLDGEPLGRLTPNLLQEFVP